One window of Candidatus Cloacimonadota bacterium genomic DNA carries:
- a CDS encoding response regulator, whose product MKKRILIVEDEKIISEDLKLYIINFGYEVVEIAATCDEAIRMAKDFIPDLVLMDIKLEGNCTGLDAAKEIYQKLHIPIIFITAYSDDEFLEKATESVPYGYLIKPIDENRLYATLKMTFHNIEKDKRITEYLSSRIEKSRKIKKQNVLNEILKAIKEKIFLKNVNP is encoded by the coding sequence ATGAAAAAAAGAATTTTAATTGTTGAAGATGAGAAGATAATTTCTGAAGATCTCAAGTTATACATAATTAATTTCGGTTACGAAGTAGTCGAAATTGCAGCAACCTGTGATGAAGCAATTCGGATGGCTAAGGATTTTATACCGGATCTGGTTCTTATGGATATCAAGTTGGAAGGTAATTGTACCGGACTCGATGCAGCAAAAGAAATCTATCAAAAACTCCATATTCCGATAATTTTTATTACCGCGTATTCCGATGATGAATTCCTCGAAAAAGCAACTGAATCCGTTCCATATGGTTATTTAATTAAACCGATCGATGAGAATAGACTTTATGCAACTTTGAAAATGACATTTCACAATATTGAAAAAGATAAGAGAATTACCGAGTATCTTTCTTCCAGGATAGAAAAAAGCAGAAAAATTAAAAAGCAAAATGTGCTAAATGAAATATTAAAAGCAATTAAAGAAAAAAT